In Gemmobacter sp. 24YEA27, a genomic segment contains:
- a CDS encoding esterase-like activity of phytase family protein: MRPGLTLALTTALTGLIALPAIAEEKFPVRLAGHAFLPAFTMVTPPADAPRDLWVSGKFTGKTRNEAPMSVMGDVGKAYGAHPTGISLPFIGQPVQGLSGFAMNRAEDGSWFTLTDNGFGTKLNSPDAMLMFHRLAPDFTSGKVERLETVFLKDPGHVVPFRIANEGTEGRYLTGADFDPESIQYLNDEIWIGEEFGPFILRVGLDGVVKSVHQTMMDGVALTGPDTPGTVVPAVPGTDYRVQRSGGYEGMGLQPGSNLLWGMLEKPLLIEGGEIEGDFLRVFTFDTAKADWTGDSFKFRLAEGAKAIGDFNFIDETRALVIERDNGEGDAALACAEGATDMVSCYPQPARVKNIVLVDTAATDADGFIKRIGHIDLMDIQDPDGKALAGLKPAEGPFTFPFFTIEDVARVDETHILVANDNNLPFSGGREIGRAADNEFILLSVPELLAAR; encoded by the coding sequence ATGCGCCCCGGCCTCACCCTTGCTTTGACCACTGCCCTGACCGGCCTCATCGCCCTGCCCGCCATCGCGGAAGAGAAATTCCCCGTCAGACTGGCCGGCCATGCCTTCCTGCCGGCCTTTACCATGGTAACCCCACCGGCCGACGCACCGCGTGACCTCTGGGTCTCGGGGAAGTTCACCGGCAAGACCCGCAATGAGGCGCCGATGAGCGTGATGGGGGATGTCGGCAAGGCCTACGGCGCGCATCCGACCGGCATTTCGCTGCCCTTTATCGGCCAGCCTGTGCAGGGCTTGTCGGGCTTTGCGATGAACCGCGCGGAAGATGGCAGCTGGTTCACGCTGACCGATAACGGCTTCGGCACAAAGCTGAATTCCCCCGACGCGATGCTGATGTTCCACCGCCTGGCGCCCGATTTCACCTCTGGCAAGGTCGAACGGCTGGAGACGGTGTTCCTGAAGGATCCCGGCCACGTCGTCCCCTTCCGCATCGCGAATGAGGGCACTGAAGGCCGCTATCTGACCGGCGCGGATTTCGACCCGGAATCGATCCAGTACCTGAATGACGAGATCTGGATCGGTGAGGAATTCGGCCCCTTCATCCTGCGCGTCGGCCTCGATGGCGTGGTGAAATCGGTACATCAGACCATGATGGACGGCGTGGCGCTGACCGGCCCCGACACGCCCGGCACCGTGGTTCCTGCGGTTCCCGGCACCGATTACCGCGTCCAGCGCTCGGGCGGCTATGAAGGTATGGGGCTGCAGCCCGGCAGCAATCTGCTGTGGGGCATGCTGGAAAAACCGTTGCTGATCGAAGGCGGCGAGATCGAGGGCGATTTCCTGCGCGTCTTCACCTTTGACACGGCCAAGGCCGACTGGACCGGCGACAGTTTCAAATTCCGCCTGGCAGAAGGCGCGAAGGCGATCGGCGATTTCAACTTTATCGACGAGACCCGCGCTTTGGTGATCGAGCGCGACAATGGCGAGGGCGACGCCGCGCTGGCCTGTGCCGAGGGTGCCACTGATATGGTAAGCTGCTACCCGCAGCCGGCGCGGGTGAAGAATATCGTGCTGGTCGACACTGCCGCGACTGACGCTGATGGGTTTATCAAACGCATCGGCCATATCGACCTGATGGATATCCAGGATCCGGATGGCAAGGCGCTGGCGGGTCTGAAACCGGCAGAGGGGCCTTTCACCTTCCCCTTCTTCACCATCGAGGATGTGGCGCGGGTGGATGAGACCCATATCCTGGTCGCCAATGACAATAACCTGCCCTTCTCGGGCGGGCGCGAGATCGGTCGCGCGGCGGATAACGAGTTCATCCTGCTCTCGGTGCCGGAACTGCTTGCCGCACGCTGA